The genomic region CGGCCGAGCGAAGTCAGCCACTATCTCGGCCACCGAAACGCAATGAAAAATGAGCTTACGGTCGGCGAGAATCTCGATTTCTGGCGCTCGTTTCTGGACGACGGTTCGCAGACGCCGACGGCCTCGATCGACGATGCCGCGGAAGCGGTTGGCCTTGGCGGCATTATCCATCTTCCCTTCGGTTATCTTTCCGCAGGCCAGCAGCGTCGCTTCGCCTTCGCCAAGCTGCTCGTCGCACATCGGCCGATCTGGATACTGGATGAGCCGACGGCGGCACTGGATACCGACGCTGACAGACTGTTTGCTGCGCTGATCCGCGAACATCAAAGAGAGGGCGGCATCGTGCTTGCCGCGACGCATCAACCGCTCGGGCTCAACAATGTGCAGGAATTGCGAATGAAGGGCTTCGCTGGTGGAGAAGCGGGGGTTTGGGGAGGATGATGGCTCTGTTTCTTCGCGACCTTAAACTTTCTGTGCGGGCAGGGGGCGGGGCACTGATCGGCATATTGTTCTTTCTCACCGTCGTTGCGGTTGTTCCCTTCGGCGTAGGGCCGGATCTCAATCTGCTTTCCCGTATCGGACCCGCCATCGTCTGGATCGGCGCTCTGCTTGCCGCTCTGCTCGGGCTCGACAGGCTGTTTCAAGCGGAACGGGACGACGGGTCGCTCGATCTCCTGCTAATGCAGGAGACACCACTTGTGCTCACCGTTATCGTCAAATGTGTCGCGCACTGGACCGCGACGAGCCTGCCGCTGGTGATCGCCTCGCCGCTTCTTGGCCTCTTCATGAACATGAACGAGACTGCGATCGGCGCAACCACGCTGACGCTGCTCGCCGGCTCGTCGGCGATCACCTTCATCGGCGCGGTCGGCGCGGCTGTCGCGGTGGCCCTTCCGCGCGGCGGGCTTCTGGTTTCGATCCTAGTGCTGCCGCTGACGATCCCGGTCCTCATCTTCGGTGTGAGCGCGAGCTATGCGGCGGTACAGGAACCGGCTCCGTTTCTGCCGCCTTTCCTGCTATTGATCGCTCTGACACTCTTCTTCGCGGTCATCGGCCCGGCGGGGGCGGCCCTGGCGCTCAGGAACACGGTGGATTGATTGGCCTTTCAATTGCGGTCCCGGCATGAGACCGCTTCACCGAGAGCGAAAGTACGTTCATCGGCGCGCTTGACAGCTTCGACATGGCAACTATCTCGGAAACCGGATGACCACACCTGCAGCATCGAGGTGGATCGCGCGGCTTGCTAAAGGTGGTCGATGACCGCACCCTCACGTTTGCCGAATACCGCCGCGATCGCCGGTACATAAGTGTAGGGAATCTGGCGGCTGACGGCCGCGCATGCCTGTTTCTGATGGACCATCCGTACTGTGCGGGGTCGAAGATCTACGTCCATGTCGAAGCGGTCGCGTTTGATGCCGAGCCGGCCCTGGCGGAATTGGTCGAGGACCGCAGCTATAAGGCGAAAATCGAACGCATCTTCCGTCTTCGGCTGAAAGACGTTCGATTGGAATTGGCCCCAGCACATTACGCCGCGTTTCACGGAGCACGACATAGCTGAAGCGATCCGGCCGCTCCAGGAACGGGTCGCGCGCCTCGAATTCGGGAACGCCGACTTTCGTGCGCGGCTGAACCCAGCCGAGATTGACCACGAACAGGCGGCGTCCATTTCAGCCGACGTAAACGACTGACGCGCCCATCACCCATCACCCCTTTCGGTCGTGGTGGCGAAATTGAGGAGCAACAACATGACCAATATCTTATACCGCACCGCGGATGTCGTCGGTTTAGAGATTTTCTATCGCGAAGCCCGGCGATCGAATGAAACCGACGTTACGGCTGTTGGACGGGTTCCCTACATCGAGTCACATGTTCCGGGACCTGATGTCTTTGCTGGCCGACCGTTTCCATTTGGTGGCGCCTGACTCGCCGGGGTTCGGCCGCTCCGCGTTACCAGGCCGCGAAGAATTCACTTACAGTTTCGATGATCTCGCCAAGGTGATCACCCGCTTCACCGAGGTGATCGGGCTCGACCGCTTCGCGATCTACGTGTTCGACCATTGTGCGCCCATGGGATTCCGGGTTGCCGTCGCCGGGTTTCTGAGCGCCTAGTTCTCTTGCTTGCGCAGGGTCGTTTCGCCCCTGCGCTCCAAGAGGGCACCGAAGCCATCGACACCGTAACGCGCGATCAACGCGCGGGAATAGAAACCATAACGGTCGGACATTTCCCAGTGAAAAGTCACCGGCGTAGTCTCACCCCAGAGGGGCTCAGGTTGGGAGTGGATGGGTCACGGCCGTTTGCACACATCGCAGGTCGTGACCAGGTGTCGACCGCAGTCGAAATCAACGACTGGTGTCGTGCACACTGCATGTCACCCGCCTTGCGCTAGAATTCCGGACATACTTAGGCAATAACTTACGGAGAAGAGAATGCTGCTGCCTCGTCGACCAGTTCCCGAACTGCGCGTGCCGACCCTTGCTCATGGCGATTTTGATCTTGCTGCCGACCCACCGAAGCTATTTACGTTGATATCCTTTTATCGCGGTCTCCATTGCCCGGTCTGCCTCAAGTATCTGCGCGACCTAGAATCGCTGATCCCTGAATATGAGCGTCGCGGCACGAAGGTCATCGCCGTCAGCTCTGACGTTCGCGAGCGCGCTCAGGAAATGGCGAGCAAGGTCGGCGCCAACCTGCGATTCGGATATTCGCTGCCGCTCACGGTTGCCCGCCAATGGGGACTCTATATTTCGTCGTCGCGTGGAAAGACATCGATTAACATCGAAGAGCCGCCGCTGTTTTCGGAGCCAGGCGTGTTCCTCGTCCGGCCGGACGGTACTTTGTATTACGGCGCGGTTCAAACAATGCCGTTCGCACGTCCGCTGTTCTCGGAATTGCTTCAGGCGATCGACTTCGCCATCGCCAAAGATTATCCGGCGCGTGGCGAGTATGACGGCCCGCTCTGAACGTCCGTCGACTTAGCGGTCACCGCCCGACAGTGAGCATGAACGCCGCCGCGCGGTGTGCGATAACCGCGCTGCAGCAGAAATTCTGAGAGGATTGGAATGTCTCAAGACGCTGCCCTAATTGTCGGTGTTGGCCCAGGCGTGGGGTGGGCCCTCGCCAAGCGTTTTGTCGAAGCTGGAACGCGATCATGTTCAGGGGGGTACGGCTCCATTCCCGGGGCGCGCGTTGTTTTGATCCTTTTGGGCATTTTATTGAGAATATCACGCCTCGAAATTAGTATCTTTAGGCGTAAATTGAGGCCGTCTAGTCACTTGATAAGGAAGCCACGCCATGAGCCATACCGCTATTTCCGCCACCCGCAACCGGCGCTCGGGTATAGGCGCAGTCGTGAACCCCGACGAAAGTATCCCTCCGTCAAATTGGAGTATAATTCAAAGTGGCGGCGGTCGATGGTAGCTTTCTCACGTCAGCAGCGAAGTCGTTACCCCTCGACGTAACGGACTACGCACTACGGCGCGTTGCTGGTTTCGGTATTCCCCTCCCACCGAAGCATCGCGGATAGTTGGTCCGCCGAGGCCGCCTCGCGCCGGGGCGGCCTCCTATCGATCAACCCCAAGCCCCCAAAATAAGCTAAGGAACATCTGATGTCCCGGGACAACATTCCGCCGGGCTGGAGAACCGCCCTGGTAATACTGGCAACTGCAAACGCGGTTGCACTTTGCCTTCAGCCGCTCCTGGCAACACTATTTCTGAACGGCTTTCATTCCGCTTTTCCGATCCACGGTGCTGGAGCGCGAACCGCTGCCACCCTAGCATTCCTGTGCAGCATTGTAGCGACTCTCACCGAACGGCAAGGCATTACCCCGAAGTGGTTGAGCCTCGCATTTTTTATCCAGTTCTTGGTCGATGCGCTGCAATTCAAGCTCGGCGAGGTCGCCTTTCGCGAAATCCATTTTCTTCTCGGTATTCTACTCCTGATTGGGGGCTGGGCCCTCGCGGTGCGTGTTTGCCGACAACCGCTTCCGCCAACATGAGGGGACAATGTAATGCCGATATTTCACCAACACAAAGATGATCCTATCACTGAGCATCAAACCCGCAAATTCACGAGGCGTGCGATCGTTCTCGGGTCTACCGCGGCGGCACTGGCAGGATGTGCGACGACCGCTCAATCACCAGAGCAAACCGCGATTTTAGCCGAGCCAACTCCCGTGGCACCGTTGATGTACGCCGCTTTGCCGACCGAACAGTTTCCGGTTCCAGCCGTGGACATCAGTCAGATCGATCCGCGCTTTTGGCGTCAGGACATCGATTACGAGACGAATGAGAAGACCGGAACTCTCATAGTCGACACTCCTAATAAATATCTCTACCACGTGCATTCGGGAGGACGAGCGACTCGATATGGCATCGGTGTGGGGCGGGAAGGATTTGCCTGGGCCGGTCGGGCTGTTGTTGCCTACAAACGCAAATGGCCCCGCTGGACTCCCCCGGATTCCATGGTCGCGCGGCAACCCGAGCTTAGGCCCTATAGCGTCGCCAATGGCGGAATGGACCCGGGCTTACGAAATCCGCTTGGTGCGCGGGCTCTCTACATTCACGAAAACGGTGTTGATACCCTCTACCGTCTGCATGGGACCCCTCAGGCGAACTCGATCGGGAAGGCCGTATCTTCAGGCTGCATTCGCCTTCTCAATCAGGATGTGATCCATCTTCACGACACAGTGACCGACGGTAGCTCCATCGTGGTCATTCCCGATCCGAGCGTCACGCCATTACTCGTAGGATCAGCATGATCTTCGATCATATCCAATTCTGGCGAGAGGTGGCTCGGAAAAATTGAATGGTTGAGATAAGTGGCTTTCGGCGGGCGTGTCGCAATTTTCTTGGTCAACGGCATGTGACGAACGCCGGAGAAATTCCCGCTCCCAATGTTGCGGAGCGTACCGATGATTCTGAATGCCATTCCCGAGAAGCTGAAGCGCCAGTCGAAAGATGATTTCAAGGGGCGGCGTTTCGAGGCATGGCTGATCGTGCAGGGTGTCCCAGGAATAGATGCCGGTGAGATTTATGTGCTCCCAACTAGATTTCTCCGGGCCGCATGATGTTCATCGTCCGTTCGGTCTTAACGCAGGATTTTGAACTGCTGTTGTCGTGGCCCCAATAAGGCCCGTCTGAATATCCGATCCGCGCACTAGGGTCAGATCGACGGGACAGCGATCGGCAATCGCAAGAATCTCCTGGCGTTGCTCGCCATTGAGTGGGCCTTCGAGCGGGATCGTTCGTGTGAAGAGATCGGCGGGCATCACGTCGGAGCGTTTCGTATGCACAACCGTCGTTCGCGCTCGCTCAAGCGCGAGACCTGCATTGTGCGTATAACCGCACGGTCATCGTAGTGCGGGCAGCAAGCCCCGCAGAAACAAAATCGTAGGGAGATGGACCACTTCCGAGACCGCCAACGTTCACCGGCTCCTCAGCGAAAGAGCAATCAAGCTCAAGGGCGCGCTTGCCTGGTGGATCTGGGGCATTGCCCATATCTACTTTCCGATCGGCACGCGCAGCCGCTTCGCCGTCGCCTGGAACTGGCTGTGGATCTACCTGAGCGGCCAGCACAGCGCCCGGCTGATCACGCAGAAAGAGACGCTGCGCAACGAAGGGTAATGGCCTGGCAAGTCTAACTCGCGCTCATTTCATGTCCTGGTAAACGTACCAGGTCGCATGCCCGATGATGGGAAAGAGCACGATCATCGCCGCTCCTGCCGTCAGGATCGAGATGAGGAAGGCGCAGAGCGCGACGAAGCCCCAGGCGATCATCACGGGCATGTTGTTCCAGGCGGTCGCAATGCTGGTTCCCATCGCCGTGAAGGCGTCGAGCCGTTGATCGAGCAGCATGGGAATCGAGATGACCGCGATCGCGAAGGAGAAGGCGGCGAAGAGACCGCCGATCACGCAGCCGGTGACGAGCATCGCCCATCCGGTCGGCGTTCCGAAGAGAATCGGCGCGATATGGTCAAGGCCCGGAAACGGCCGCACGCCGAAGAAAATCTCATAGACGATGACCGCGGCGCGCATCCAGGTCGCCATCAACAGCATCAAGAGCACGCCGATGAAAAGCACCTGGGCTCCGGAGGCGGGGCGCACGAAGAGCATCTTGGCGAGCGTCGCCCTTTCGCCAGCGTCGGTGAGCCGCGCCTTTTCATAAAGCCCAATCGCGAGAAACGGCGCGACCACCATGAAGCCGGCGAGCGCCGGAAACAGAATGTAGTCGTAGCCGAAGGTGAACACCGTCCAGACGACGACGACCGAGACGAGAAAGACGCCGACGCCGTAAATCAGGCTCGGCACCGGGTCGACGATCAGCGTCTGCCATCCCTTGCGCAACCACTGGAACACGGTGGCGGGGGGCAGATGGCGCGCCCGCGGCGATTCATAGGGTTCGACAATGTCGTTCGGTCCCATCCCGCTTCCTCCTGCGGCGCCGCGCATCGTTTCGCGCGAAGATCACCGCAACCTCTTGAATTACTGCACAATTCCTTCCTCAAATCGTTGCCGATCCAAGGAGTTCAGCAGGCGGATCCTGCCGCCCGGTACATGCCTTCAACGCTTGAGCGTTCCTTCAGATGCTCGGCGCAGCCCGGGTCGGAACGGACCGCGACATAGATGAAATGGAGGTTTGCGCCAGCGAAGATCGCCAGCACCGTGAAGAGCAGCGGCAGTACCCACCAGGGGTGGCGTGGCTTGCTGCTACCTTCGCCCGCTTGCCGGGATTGTCGATCAAGGGCCGCCTCACTCACTGGCTCTGCTCTCCCGTAAACTGGGTCTCACCTCCCATGGTCGCGACGTAAAGTGCGAGCATCTTTATCTCTTCCGGTGCCAGACGTGCCCCCCAGTTCGGCATGTGCCCCATCCGCCCGCCGAATATGGTGGTGACGATCTGGTTGGCGCTGCCGCCATAGAGCCAGTGGCTGTCCGTCAGGTTCGGGGCTCCGAGGTCCACATTGCCTCTTGCATCCTCGCCGTGACAGCTAACGCAGTTGGCCGCAAACACCTCCTTGCCGTTTGCGATCCGGTCAGCGGTCTCGGGCGTTGCGAGAGACGGGTCGCTGAGCGAACGCACATAGAACGCCACATCCGAGATTTGCGTCCTGTCGAGAATGCCGTCGCGGCCGAAGGCGGGCATTTGTGACGTGCGGGTGTCCTCGGCCGTCGAATTGACCCCGACGCGAAGTGTCTGCGCGATCGCATCGGGATCGCCGCCCCAGATCCAGTCGCCGTCCGTCAGATCCGGAAAGCCGGGTCCGCCCTTTCCGCTTGCGCCGTGGCAGACCGCGCAATTGTCGCCGAACAGGCGATGACCGGTCTCCTTGACCTTCGCCATCAGAGTTCCGTCCGCCTGGATCTGGCTCCAGTCCTTGGCCGCGAGATCGCTGAGCCAGATCGACCGTGCCGCGTTCGCCGCCTCGATGCTTTCCTCCACCTCGGTCCTCTGGTCGATCCCGAGAGCGCCCCTGGTATAGGTCGTGATGAGCGGCCATGCCGGCATCAGGATCCACCAGACCAACGAGAACAGGAATGTCACGACGAGAAAGAAGATCACCACCTTGGGGATCGGCGTGTCGAGTTCCGCGATGCCGTTCCAGTCATGGCCCGTGGTCTGCCGGCCGGTCACCGGATCCCGTTCTACTGCTGCCATGGCTTGTCGTCCTTGTCATCCAGGATGCTCTTCTCGGCGTCGTCGAATTTCTTCCGGTTCTTCGGCCAGAACACGTAGACGAGCACGACGATGCCGAAAGTAATCAGGTAGAACAGCCCCCAGCTCTTGGCGAATGCCACCAGCGTATTGTGGTCGACTTCCATCGCTAGCCCTCCATCCCTAGTCACCTTGCCTGGAGTTGCCACCTTGTCCGGAGGCGTCTTCGGCTGCGGTCGCCTTCGTCAATTTGCCGAGAACCTGCAGATAAGCGACAACGGCATCCATCTCGGTGACCCGATCTGTAACCCCGTCGAACGCCGAGACCGTGGTGTCATTGCCATAGCGTTCGGTGACGCCCGACGCTTGCGAGGCGTCCGGCGATGCCTGGCCGAACGCATCGGCGGCAGCGTTGGCGATCATGTCGTCGGTATAGGGCACGCCAACCTTGCGGAGCGCGGCGAGATGGTCGGCGAGATCGGATATCTTGAGCGGGTTGCGCGCGAGCCACGGATAGGCGGGCATGACGGAGCCTGCGACCACGTCGCGCGGATTGATCAGGTGGGCGACATGCCAGAAATCGGAATATTTGCCGCCGACGCGGGCAAGATCCGGACCCGTCCGCTTCGAGCCCCAGAGCATCGGGTGATCGTATTTCGACTCGACGGCGAGCGAATAAGGGCCGTAACGCTCCACCTCGTCGCGCAAGGTGCGGATCATCTGGGAATGGCAGGCGTAACACCCTTCACGAATGTAGATGTTGCGTCCGGCAAGCTCGAGCGGGGTATAGACCCGCATGTTGGGATCACTCTCGACCGTTTCGTCGATCGTGTAGAGCGGGGCGATCTCGACAAGGCCGCCGATGCTCGACACCACAATGATGGCGAGCACGAAGCCGATGGCGTTTCGCTCGAGCTTTCCGTGAACCTCGGCCATCTCACTCTCCCGCCACAACGGCTTCGCCACGGCCGGGAACGGGGAGATCGCCGGCTGCTTTCCCGGTCACGTCCTCGGGCGTGTAGCGTATGGTCATGTAAAGGTTGTAGGTGCCGACGATAGCGCCAGCGAGAAACAGGAGACCGCCGAAGGCGCGGGCGATGTAGTAGCGATGCATCGCGACGACGGTTTCGAGGAAGGTAAAGGCCAGCGTGCCGCTGTCATTGTAGGTGCGCCACATCAGGCCCTGGAGGATACCCGAGTTCCACATGGCGAAGACGTAGATGATGGTGCCCATGAGCGCGAGCCAGAAATGCACCTCCACCAGACGGGCGGAATACATCGACTTCTTCTTCCAGAGCCAGGGAATGACGCTGTAGAGCGAGCCGAAGGTGATGAAGGCGACCCAGCCGAGGGCGCCGGCATGCACATGGCCGACGGTCCAGTCGGTATAGTGGGAGAGGCCGTTCACCGGCCGGATCGCCAGGAACGAGCCCTCGAAGGTGGTGAGGCCGTAGAATACCGCAGCCACCATCATGAAGCGGAGCGTCGCATCATCCCTGACCTTGTGCCAGGCGCCGTTGAGGGTGGCGAGCGCATTGCCGGCCGAGGCCCATGATGGAACGAGCAGCATGACGGAGAAGGTCATTCCGAGCGTCTGCACCCAATGGGGCAGGGCGGTGTAATGCAGGTGATGCGATCCCGCCCACATGTAGAAGAAGGTGATGCCCCAGAAGCTGATGATCGACAGCCGATAGGAGAAGATCGGCCGCTCGGCCCGCTTGGGCAGGTAGTAGTAAAGCATGCCGAGAAAACCGGCGGTCAGGAAGAACGCGACCGCATTGTGCCCGTACCACCACTGCACCATCGCATCCTGAACGCCGGAATAGACCGAATAGGATTTGGCACCCGTCAGGGAAACGGGAACGGCGATGTTGTTGACGATATGCAGGACGGCGATAACTACAATGAAGGCCATGTAGTACCAGTTGGCAACGTAGATATGCGGCTCCTTGCGGCGCGCCAGCGTGCGAATGAAGAGCACGAAATAGGTCACCCAGACGACGACCAGCCAGATATCGGCGTACCATTCGGCTTCGGCATATTCCTTGGACTGCGTGATACCCAAGAAATAGCCGCTGACGGCGAGGATGCAGAAGAGGTTGTAGCCGAAGACGACGAACCAGGGACTGAGCTGGTCGGCGAGACGGGCCCGCGAGGTGCGCTGCAGGACGTGGAACGAGGTGGCGATCAATGCATTGCCGCCGAAACCGAAGAGCACACCGTTCGTGTGCGCGGGCCTGAGCCTCCCGAAACTCGACCAGGCCGCGTCGAAGGCGAGCTCCGGCCAGGCGAGTTGCGCCGCGACCCAGGCGCCGACGCCCATGCCGAAGATCGCCCAAATCATCGTCAGCACGATGCCGACCTTGCTCGGATCGTCGTAGTATTGCGACAGCCGCGACGGCTCCGGCTCGGGCTCGAAGATGACGGAGAGGACGAGAAAGAGCAGGACGAGGCTGTAGAGGAAGACGATGGCACCGTGAATGCCAAGCGTGTCGTCCCTCCCGGCAGCCGCCATTGCCAGACCAACGATCGCCATGGCGATAAGAATGGTTGCTGCGGATCGCCGCTCGCCCGAGGTTAGCTGTCTGATCATGTTTTCGGCCATCCGCTTCCCTGTGACGCCTCGTTCTTAGCTGGCTTCCCCGCTGCAGTCCCCGTGGCTTGTCGCGCAAGCGGCAGCCTCGGAGCGGTTCAGAGAGCCGAGCCAATGTTGAAGAGATGACGCATAACTTTCCAATAACTGGCGAGCATGGTTTCGATAGCTCGAGGCTCATTTGCCGTGTTTGCGGTCCGCGTTCCGTGTCTCATCGGGGTGCGCGGCGGACTATGCGCGAGCCCGGCCGATTTGCCCAATGCCCACGCCGCATACGTTCCGTAGCTTCGCGAATCGCTTGAGCATCGCCGATGCTCAGGAGCGGGAATTGGTGATCGCGGCGAGCGGCGTGATCTTCGGTATCTCGACGGGGCAGTGAGGACCGTCGCAGCAGTATTCCCCGGCGCTATGAAACCTATAAATGCCGGCCATTGGAAAACGTCGCCCCGTGCTGCGACAACTGAGTGCCTGTGTTGCAGATCTCGTCAAGTAACGCCGAGAGCAACCCGGGACGGATAACATTTCAATGTTTGTGGAGAAAAAAGGTATGCGTATTGCCCTACTGATCGCCGGAGCGGTTTCCAGCGCGGTTGCTGTAACGGCCGCATTCGCCCAGTCCGAGTCCAATGACGGCAGCGCGACGACGACGAAGCGCTATCTGCCCGAGTACACCGAATCGGGCGATCTGATCCTGCCGAAGGATTACAACAAGTGGGTGTTCGTCGGCTCGCCGCTCACTCCCAATGCGCTCAACGGCGGCAAGGCCAATTTTCCTGAATTTCACAACGTCTACATCGAGCCAGGCTCATACGAGATCTACAAGAAGACCGGTGAGTTCCCGGAAGGAACGATCTTCTTCAAGGAACTGCAGCTGACGCTTCCGGCCGAGAACCCGGATGGATCGCGCACCGAGCCCTCCGGGCGAGGCTTCTTCCCCGGAAAGCTGAACGGCGCCGACGTCACGGTCAAGGACACCAAGCGCTATGCCGACACCGGCGGCTGGGGTTACTACAACTTCAACCACCACGAGCCGAAGGCAGCGACGGCCAAGCTGCAGCCCAAATCCGAGTGCGCCTTCTGCCACATCGCGAGCGCCAAGAAGGACGACGTCTGGACCCAATTCTACCCGCTGCTGGACGACTGATGGCGTCGGACTCGGGCAGTCCCACTCTCCGAAAAGGCGCGGCCGTGAAGATGGTCCGCTCCAGAATCCTTGCCGGGACTGCAGTCGTCGCCTTCGTCACCTGGGTCGGCGTCGCGCAGCCCGAGAGGTCTAGTTCGTAGCTGACGCAGACGAGAATGCGCATGTATCGCAACTGTCTCCGGACCTATCGGTACCTGGGCACTTGTGTGCCAGTTGATCGACGGGGACTAGGGCGCAAACGAGCTCTATGTCGCCTACTCATCGCGAGGACCGGTGCATGCCTTCTGGAAGA from Sinorhizobium mexicanum harbors:
- the ccmA gene encoding heme ABC exporter ATP-binding protein CcmA, with product MHLAAENLAARRGNNLIFVNISFCLTGGEALVLTGRNGSGKSTLSRVVAGFLRPEKGSVTFTDSGGRTDRRPSEVSHYLGHRNAMKNELTVGENLDFWRSFLDDGSQTPTASIDDAAEAVGLGGIIHLPFGYLSAGQQRRFAFAKLLVAHRPIWILDEPTAALDTDADRLFAALIREHQREGGIVLAATHQPLGLNNVQELRMKGFAGGEAGVWGG
- the ccmB gene encoding heme exporter protein CcmB → MMALFLRDLKLSVRAGGGALIGILFFLTVVAVVPFGVGPDLNLLSRIGPAIVWIGALLAALLGLDRLFQAERDDGSLDLLLMQETPLVLTVIVKCVAHWTATSLPLVIASPLLGLFMNMNETAIGATTLTLLAGSSAITFIGAVGAAVAVALPRGGLLVSILVLPLTIPVLIFGVSASYAAVQEPAPFLPPFLLLIALTLFFAVIGPAGAALALRNTVD
- a CDS encoding alpha/beta fold hydrolase, whose protein sequence is MKPTLRLLDGFPTSSHMFRDLMSLLADRFHLVAPDSPGFGRSALPGREEFTYSFDDLAKVITRFTEVIGLDRFAIYVFDHCAPMGFRVAVAGFLSA
- a CDS encoding peroxiredoxin-like family protein, with the translated sequence MLLPRRPVPELRVPTLAHGDFDLAADPPKLFTLISFYRGLHCPVCLKYLRDLESLIPEYERRGTKVIAVSSDVRERAQEMASKVGANLRFGYSLPLTVARQWGLYISSSRGKTSINIEEPPLFSEPGVFLVRPDGTLYYGAVQTMPFARPLFSELLQAIDFAIAKDYPARGEYDGPL
- a CDS encoding L,D-transpeptidase — its product is MPIFHQHKDDPITEHQTRKFTRRAIVLGSTAAALAGCATTAQSPEQTAILAEPTPVAPLMYAALPTEQFPVPAVDISQIDPRFWRQDIDYETNEKTGTLIVDTPNKYLYHVHSGGRATRYGIGVGREGFAWAGRAVVAYKRKWPRWTPPDSMVARQPELRPYSVANGGMDPGLRNPLGARALYIHENGVDTLYRLHGTPQANSIGKAVSSGCIRLLNQDVIHLHDTVTDGSSIVVIPDPSVTPLLVGSA
- a CDS encoding DUF2189 domain-containing protein, which encodes MGPNDIVEPYESPRARHLPPATVFQWLRKGWQTLIVDPVPSLIYGVGVFLVSVVVVWTVFTFGYDYILFPALAGFMVVAPFLAIGLYEKARLTDAGERATLAKMLFVRPASGAQVLFIGVLLMLLMATWMRAAVIVYEIFFGVRPFPGLDHIAPILFGTPTGWAMLVTGCVIGGLFAAFSFAIAVISIPMLLDQRLDAFTAMGTSIATAWNNMPVMIAWGFVALCAFLISILTAGAAMIVLFPIIGHATWYVYQDMK
- the ccoP gene encoding cytochrome-c oxidase, cbb3-type subunit III yields the protein MAAVERDPVTGRQTTGHDWNGIAELDTPIPKVVIFFLVVTFLFSLVWWILMPAWPLITTYTRGALGIDQRTEVEESIEAANAARSIWLSDLAAKDWSQIQADGTLMAKVKETGHRLFGDNCAVCHGASGKGGPGFPDLTDGDWIWGGDPDAIAQTLRVGVNSTAEDTRTSQMPAFGRDGILDRTQISDVAFYVRSLSDPSLATPETADRIANGKEVFAANCVSCHGEDARGNVDLGAPNLTDSHWLYGGSANQIVTTIFGGRMGHMPNWGARLAPEEIKMLALYVATMGGETQFTGEQSQ
- a CDS encoding cbb3-type cytochrome c oxidase subunit 3; protein product: MEVDHNTLVAFAKSWGLFYLITFGIVVLVYVFWPKNRKKFDDAEKSILDDKDDKPWQQ
- the ccoO gene encoding cytochrome-c oxidase, cbb3-type subunit II; this encodes MAEVHGKLERNAIGFVLAIIVVSSIGGLVEIAPLYTIDETVESDPNMRVYTPLELAGRNIYIREGCYACHSQMIRTLRDEVERYGPYSLAVESKYDHPMLWGSKRTGPDLARVGGKYSDFWHVAHLINPRDVVAGSVMPAYPWLARNPLKISDLADHLAALRKVGVPYTDDMIANAAADAFGQASPDASQASGVTERYGNDTTVSAFDGVTDRVTEMDAVVAYLQVLGKLTKATAAEDASGQGGNSRQGD
- the ccoN gene encoding cytochrome-c oxidase, cbb3-type subunit I: MRQLTSGERRSAATILIAMAIVGLAMAAAGRDDTLGIHGAIVFLYSLVLLFLVLSVIFEPEPEPSRLSQYYDDPSKVGIVLTMIWAIFGMGVGAWVAAQLAWPELAFDAAWSSFGRLRPAHTNGVLFGFGGNALIATSFHVLQRTSRARLADQLSPWFVVFGYNLFCILAVSGYFLGITQSKEYAEAEWYADIWLVVVWVTYFVLFIRTLARRKEPHIYVANWYYMAFIVVIAVLHIVNNIAVPVSLTGAKSYSVYSGVQDAMVQWWYGHNAVAFFLTAGFLGMLYYYLPKRAERPIFSYRLSIISFWGITFFYMWAGSHHLHYTALPHWVQTLGMTFSVMLLVPSWASAGNALATLNGAWHKVRDDATLRFMMVAAVFYGLTTFEGSFLAIRPVNGLSHYTDWTVGHVHAGALGWVAFITFGSLYSVIPWLWKKKSMYSARLVEVHFWLALMGTIIYVFAMWNSGILQGLMWRTYNDSGTLAFTFLETVVAMHRYYIARAFGGLLFLAGAIVGTYNLYMTIRYTPEDVTGKAAGDLPVPGRGEAVVAGE
- a CDS encoding cytochrome P460 family protein is translated as MRIALLIAGAVSSAVAVTAAFAQSESNDGSATTTKRYLPEYTESGDLILPKDYNKWVFVGSPLTPNALNGGKANFPEFHNVYIEPGSYEIYKKTGEFPEGTIFFKELQLTLPAENPDGSRTEPSGRGFFPGKLNGADVTVKDTKRYADTGGWGYYNFNHHEPKAATAKLQPKSECAFCHIASAKKDDVWTQFYPLLDD